From Watersipora subatra chromosome 8, tzWatSuba1.1, whole genome shotgun sequence, a single genomic window includes:
- the LOC137402509 gene encoding sacsin-like, with protein sequence MIQLEMRYQQSIEVCHFLGLSDRVLDRSVHWLVISSMGDWDALEIALRYEGLAPVGGMAVPLDQKYMRQDVLQPRVMKETESDGYAGKVFCYLPLPMKSRLPVHININIASKSCIDKAYCSFCVDE encoded by the exons atgattcagcttgag ATGAGGTACCAGCAGAGCATAGAGGTATGTCATTTTCTCGGACTGTCCGACAGAGTGCTCGACCGATCTGTTCACTGGCTGGTCATTTCTTCAATGGGCGATTGGGACGCCTTAGAGATTGCTCTCAGATATGAAGGTTTAGCGCCAGTAGGAGGAATGGCTGTCCCTCTTGACCAGAAGt atatgagacaagatgtactccagcctcgagttatgaaagaaaccgagtcggatggctatgcaggcaaagttttctgctaccttccactgcctatgaaaagtcgtcttcctgtgcacattaacattaacatcgcgagcaagtcttgtattgataaggcttattgtagcttctgcgtcgacgagtga